The Nothobranchius furzeri strain GRZ-AD chromosome 8, NfurGRZ-RIMD1, whole genome shotgun sequence genome includes a region encoding these proteins:
- the LOC139071434 gene encoding SCAN domain-containing protein 3-like: MFYSCQKIQAIRSENKRFRRRREGEQRRAEIRTEKTRDSGGERWKEGDIQAKSSDKERFRRVRRREVEKAEMAASKKRKVDSENRAFNPEWTESFLFVLPTGGTKPVCLICSETVALIKSGNVKRHYETKHKCFEETYPLRSEVRSEKIRSLKAQYEQSTRILSHTFTAQQRAHESSLRVSWILGQHKKPFTDGEVVKECMTAVAETLFEAKEKQEVCEKIKQIPISASSATKKSEILTQDVVAQLDEAIQKAPCVGLAVDESTDVCDNAQLLVYVRFYYAEQKAFYEDLLGITPLQTSTTGEDIYLAIMEMLAKRGIEPSKVISITTDGAPAMIGREKGAVTRMKKDNPDLLTYHCIIHQSVLCASLSDEHAEEMTSVMKMINFLRASSSYQHRMLREFLKEVDANADDLLLHNNVRWLSKGRVLARFWAIRREVASFLAELKHHKATQFSTFL; the protein is encoded by the exons atgttttattcctgccagaaaatacaggcgatacgtagcgaaaataaacggttcagacgccggagagaaggagagcagcgaagagcagaaattcgaacagagaaaacgagagattcaggcggagagcggtggaaagaaggagacattcaggctaagagcagcgacaaggagagattcag gcgggtgagacggagagaagtagagaaagcagaaatggcagcctctaaaaaacggaaagtggacagcgaaaatagagcatttaatccagaatggacagagtcatttctctttgttcttcccactggtggcacaaaacctgtttgtctcatatgttcagaaacagtggcacttattaaaagtggcaatgtgaaacgccattatgagacaaaacacaaatgttttgaagaaacatatcccctcagatcagaagtaagatcagagaaaatacgtagtctcaaagcccaatatgaacagtccaccaggatcctgagccacacgttcactgctcagcaacgagcccatgagagttccctcagagtttcttggattttgggtcagcacaaaaaaccatttactgatggagaggttgtcaaagagtgtatgacagcagttgctgaaacactgtttgaagcaaaagaaaaacaagaagtttgtgaaaaaataaagcaaatccccatatcagcatcatctgctacaaagaaaagtgaaatactgactcaggatgttgtagcccagctagatgaagccatacagaaggcaccatgtgtaggtttggctgtggatgagtccactgacgtgtgtgataatgctcagctgttggtttatgtgaggttttattacgcagagcagaaagcattctatgaagacctgctgggtattactcctcttcagaccagcacaacaggagaggacatctacctggccattatggagatgttggcaaagagaggaattgagccttcaaaagtgatttcgataactacagatggagcccctgctatgatagggagagaaaagggagctgtaacaagaatgaagaaagacaaccctgacctcttaacctaccattgcattattcatcaatctgtcctctgtgcctccctgtcagatgagcatgctgaggagatgacttcagtgatgaaaatgatcaactttcttagagcgtcctcttcctaccagcatcgcatgcttagagaattcctcaaagaagttgatgccaatgctgatgatcttctgctgcacaacaatgtgagatggctcagcaaaggcagagttttagcacgcttttgggccattaggagggaagtagcatcttttttggcagagctaaaacatcataaggcaacacagttttctacatttctataa